A DNA window from Zingiber officinale cultivar Zhangliang chromosome 3A, Zo_v1.1, whole genome shotgun sequence contains the following coding sequences:
- the LOC122052410 gene encoding phosphoglycerate mutase-like protein AT74, producing MNREERSHVHRRCLPKRIILVRHGESQGNLDTAAYSTTPDHKVPLTPQGAEQARAAGECIRQLLSSEDGENWKVYFYVSPYERTRATLRELGRAFPRNRIVGVREECRIREQDFGNFQVEERMKAIKEARERFGRFFFRFPEGESAADVFDRVASFMESLWRDIDMGRLEQDEKAEVSFVIVSHGLTSRVFLMKWFKWTVEQFELLNNPENCDIRVMQLGPSGRDYTFALHHSEEELRQWGLSPEMIADQQWRATANRGSWHENDLWHLGNFFEHLKDSDDEQKPTE from the exons ATGAACAGAGAAGAGAGGAGCCACGTCCACCGCCGGTGCCTCCCCAAGCGGATCATCCTGGTGCGGCACGGCGAGAGCCAGGGGAACCTTGACACGGCGGCCTACTCGACGACGCCCGACCACAAGGTTCCGCTTACTCCGCAGGGCGCCGAGCAGGCCCGCGCCGCCGGCGAGTGCATCCGGCAGCTGCTGTCGTCGGAGGACGGGGAGAACTGGAAGGTGTACTTTTACGTGTCGCCGTACGAACGGACGCGGGCGACGCTGCGGGAGCTGGGCCGCGCCTTCCCGCGCAACCGCATCGTCGGCGTCCGCGAAGAGTGCCGGATCAGGGAGCAGGACTTCGGAAACTTCCAGGTGGAGGAGCGGATGAAGGCCATCAAGGAGGCGAGGGAGCGCTTCGGCCGCTTCTTCTTCCGCTTCCCCGAAGGCGAGTCCGCCGCCGACGTCTTCGACCGCGTTGCCA GTTTCATGGAGTCGCTGTGGAGGGACATCGACATGGGGAGGCTGGAGCAGGACGAGAAGGCGGAGGTGAGCTTCGTGATCGTGTCGCACGGCTTGACCTCGCGGGTGTTCCTGATGAAGTGGTTCAAGTGGACGGTGGAGCAGTTCGAGCTGCTGAACAACCCCGAAAACTGCGACATCAGAGTCATGCAGCTCGGTCCCAGCGGCCGCGACTATACCTTCGCCCTCCACCACTCCGAGGAGGAACTCAGGCAATGGGGGCTGTCGCCGGAGATGATCGCCGACCAGCAGTGGAGGGCCACCGCCAACCGTGGCAGTTGGCACGAGAACGATCTCTGGCATCTGGGGAATTTCTTCGAACACCTAAAGGACTCCGACGACGAGCAGAAGCCGACCGAGTAG
- the LOC122050641 gene encoding succinate-semialdehyde dehydrogenase, mitochondrial-like, producing the protein FCVNLYWFVPVCTYLSDSFLFHFYHLCVILHFCLGIYDKFASAFAKAVQALEVGNGLIETTVQGPLINEAALEKVESLVKDATGKGADVLVGGRRHSLGRTFYEPTVLGNVNNEMLISSQEVFGPVAPLLRFKTEEEAIQIANDTNAGLAAYIFTRSMPRSWRVSEALEYGLVGVNEGLISTEVAPFGGFKQSGLGREGSKYGIDEYLEIKYVCLGNLKEV; encoded by the exons ttttgtgtcaatctgtACTGGTTTGTACCAGTATGTACCTACCTCTCTGACTCCTTTTTGTTTCATTTCTATCATCTCTGTGTTATACTCCACTTTTGTCTAGGTATATATGATAAATTCGCTAGTGCTTTTGCAAAGGCTGTTCAAGCTCTGGAAGTTGGCAATGGCCTTATTGAAACTACTGTTCAG GGTCCATTGATCAATGAAGCCGCTTTAGAAAAG GTTGAATCATTAGTCAAAGATGCTACTGGAAAG GGAGCAGATGTACTAGTTGGGGGAAGGAGACACAGCCTAGGCAGGACATTCTATGAGCCTACTGTACTTGGAAATGTCAATAATGAGATGCTAATATCTAG TCAAGAAGTATTTGGCCCAGTTGCACCACTTTTACGCTTTAAAACTGAAGAAGAGGCTATACAAATAGCTAATGATACAAATGCAG GTTTAGCTGCTTACATATTCACTAGAAGCATGCCTCGTTCTTGGCGTGTGTCAGAAGCTCTTGAGTATGGACTTGTTGGAGTTAATGAAGGATTAATATCCACTGAG GTTGCACCATTCGGAGGATTTAAGCAGTCAGGTCTTGGAAGGGAAGGTTCCAAGTATGGGATTGATGAATACTTGGAA ATTAAGTATGTATGCTTAGGAAACTTGAAGGAGGTATAG